A region of Photobacterium sanguinicancri DNA encodes the following proteins:
- a CDS encoding YtfJ family protein: MNKKLIITLLAGLLPTLASAHNLEIGQVLPSVDVADKGEILLTQDKIAYQAWATEQLVGKVRVIQAIAGRSAAKEMNAPMIDAIKAADLPTDKYQTTTIINQDDAIWGTGGFVKSSAEDSKREFAWSSMVLDANGNVQQAWDLQPENSMIALLDAKGTVLFAQEGQLSEQEIQQVMKLINNNL, translated from the coding sequence ATGAATAAGAAGCTTATCATTACCTTACTCGCAGGCTTACTACCAACATTAGCATCTGCTCATAACCTTGAAATTGGCCAAGTATTACCAAGTGTTGATGTCGCCGATAAAGGTGAGATTTTATTAACCCAAGACAAGATTGCTTATCAAGCTTGGGCTACTGAACAACTGGTGGGTAAAGTGAGAGTCATCCAAGCAATTGCAGGTCGTAGTGCAGCCAAAGAAATGAATGCACCTATGATTGATGCGATTAAAGCGGCGGATCTACCAACGGATAAATACCAGACCACAACCATCATAAACCAAGATGACGCGATCTGGGGCACCGGAGGCTTTGTGAAATCCTCTGCCGAAGACAGTAAGCGAGAGTTCGCATGGTCATCCATGGTGCTGGATGCAAATGGTAACGTCCAACAAGCCTGGGATCTACAACCAGAAAATTCAATGATTGCGCTGCTTGATGCAAAAGGAACCGTGCTTTTCGCCCAAGAAGGTCAGCTTTCTGAACAAGAAATACAACAAGTCATGAAGCTGATTAACAATAACCTGTAA
- the zrgA gene encoding zinc uptake protein ZrgA, giving the protein MTIRRTVFATLVSSLITGQALAHNHHDESEYRQHGAHVHGVVELNIAQDANALLVEITAPGADVVGFEHAPKNDQQKKELDNALKTLAQPLQLLTFSAGAQCTLVDTVVTETLTAHDDKHGDHDSHDHNEHEHHDHDSHDHDEHAHHDHDHDHDHDHEDGSYNGQHGEFSAQYTFNCDNIETLTDMQSDWFKHFATTEKITIQAITNKGQKAGQLTPAQTQFTF; this is encoded by the coding sequence ATGACGATCCGCCGTACTGTATTCGCAACACTCGTAAGCTCACTCATCACAGGGCAAGCTTTAGCACACAATCATCACGATGAAAGTGAATATCGTCAGCATGGCGCGCATGTTCATGGTGTCGTTGAACTCAATATTGCACAAGATGCCAACGCTCTACTCGTTGAAATTACCGCTCCTGGCGCCGACGTTGTGGGGTTTGAACATGCTCCAAAAAACGACCAACAAAAGAAAGAGCTAGATAACGCATTAAAAACACTCGCTCAACCTCTTCAATTACTCACTTTTTCAGCTGGCGCACAATGTACGTTAGTTGACACTGTCGTAACAGAGACTCTTACAGCCCACGATGATAAGCATGGCGATCATGACAGCCATGATCATAATGAACATGAACATCACGACCATGATAGCCACGATCATGATGAACATGCACATCACGACCACGACCACGACCACGACCACGACCACGAAGATGGTAGCTATAATGGCCAACATGGCGAGTTTTCTGCGCAATATACTTTTAATTGCGACAACATTGAAACGTTAACAGACATGCAATCGGATTGGTTCAAGCATTTCGCCACTACCGAGAAAATCACAATTCAGGCAATTACAAACAAAGGACAAAAAGCGGGTCAACTGACTCCAGCACAAACCCAGTTTACGTTCTAA
- a CDS encoding ABC transporter ATP-binding protein: MTVIDISNLTFRWARQHADILAIPQFTVQQGEKVFLKGPSGSGKSTLLGLLSGISQPTSGDVSILGQKLSELKASQRDTFRANHIGYIFQMFNLLPYLSVLENVMLPCRFSSLRQQRISSNLEQEAKRLLAQLHLPQDCLHKPISELSIGQQQRVAAARALMGQPELLIADEPTSALDQNNREAFIELLMAECERSNTTLLFVSHDQTLEGLFDRTVALNDINTTHQEITS, from the coding sequence ATGACTGTTATAGACATTTCAAATCTCACTTTTCGCTGGGCACGACAACACGCTGATATATTAGCAATCCCTCAATTCACGGTGCAGCAAGGTGAGAAAGTTTTTCTCAAAGGGCCAAGTGGGAGTGGAAAGTCGACGTTACTGGGATTACTATCGGGAATAAGCCAACCTACCTCTGGTGATGTATCTATCCTTGGGCAAAAGCTGAGCGAATTAAAGGCCTCTCAACGCGATACATTCAGAGCAAATCACATTGGTTATATCTTCCAGATGTTCAATTTGTTGCCGTACCTATCTGTACTTGAAAATGTGATGCTGCCTTGTCGTTTCTCATCCTTACGCCAACAACGAATCTCAAGTAACTTAGAACAAGAAGCCAAGCGCTTATTAGCACAACTTCATTTACCACAGGATTGCCTCCATAAACCTATCAGTGAATTGAGTATTGGTCAGCAACAACGCGTTGCTGCCGCGCGAGCACTTATGGGCCAACCCGAGCTACTCATTGCAGATGAGCCAACATCAGCACTAGATCAAAATAATCGTGAAGCCTTCATTGAACTACTAATGGCAGAGTGTGAACGTTCTAATACCACTCTTTTATTTGTGAGCCATGATCAGACACTTGAAGGGCTTTTTGATCGAACCGTTGCTCTCAATGACATCAATACTACCCACCAAGAGATAACATCATGA
- a CDS encoding ABC transporter permease has translation MKAILHLAWKSLNNRKATALLTILTVAISVTLLLGVERVRTQAKASFANTISGTDLIVGSRAGSVNLLLYSVFRIGNATNNIDWKSYQEITSHRSVKWAIPISLGDSHRGFRVIGTNSDYFEHYKYGKKQLLNFDKGLPFTGLFETVVGAEVARKLNYKLGDEIIIAHGISDKSFNRHDNLPFKVVGILSPTGTPVDRSVHVSLEAIEAIHVGWESGARLGPTPEAELLLQQQFKPNQITAFMVGLNSKIQTFALQRYINTYSKEPLSAIVPGIALHELWQMMSIAEQALLIVSGFVVIAGLLGMLSSLLTSLNERRREMAILRATGARPSHIFFLLISEATFLTALGVLLGSIMLYGLLFLAQPFILTHFGMYIEITPLNIYELTLLAVVQTAGILVGIIPAIRAYQHSLSDGMTIKI, from the coding sequence ATGAAGGCTATCTTACATTTAGCATGGAAAAGCCTAAATAACCGAAAAGCCACTGCGCTACTCACCATACTAACAGTGGCAATCTCAGTTACTCTGTTACTCGGTGTTGAGCGCGTAAGAACACAAGCCAAGGCCAGCTTTGCCAATACTATTTCTGGTACAGATCTTATTGTTGGTTCACGCGCAGGTTCAGTCAATTTATTACTCTACTCGGTATTTCGCATCGGTAATGCGACCAATAATATCGATTGGAAAAGCTATCAGGAAATCACTTCACATCGTTCAGTTAAGTGGGCAATTCCAATTTCTCTAGGGGATTCACACCGTGGGTTTAGAGTAATTGGTACTAATAGCGATTATTTCGAACATTATAAATACGGTAAAAAACAGCTGCTTAACTTTGATAAAGGCTTACCTTTTACGGGCTTATTCGAAACTGTCGTCGGCGCGGAAGTTGCGAGGAAATTAAACTATAAGTTGGGAGATGAAATTATTATCGCCCATGGCATTAGTGATAAATCATTCAACCGCCATGATAACTTACCGTTCAAAGTAGTCGGAATACTGTCCCCAACTGGAACGCCTGTTGACCGTAGCGTGCATGTTTCTTTAGAAGCTATCGAGGCCATTCACGTAGGGTGGGAATCAGGAGCGCGCTTAGGCCCTACGCCTGAAGCTGAGTTACTGCTACAACAACAGTTTAAACCAAACCAAATTACCGCCTTCATGGTCGGACTTAATTCAAAAATCCAAACCTTTGCCCTTCAGCGCTATATCAATACATATAGTAAAGAACCATTGAGCGCTATCGTGCCAGGTATTGCTTTACATGAACTCTGGCAAATGATGTCAATTGCCGAACAAGCACTACTCATCGTTTCAGGGTTTGTCGTGATTGCTGGTTTATTAGGCATGCTTTCTAGTCTATTAACGAGCCTAAATGAGCGTCGGCGTGAAATGGCTATACTACGAGCAACAGGAGCAAGGCCTAGTCATATTTTCTTTTTGCTAATCAGTGAAGCAACCTTCTTAACTGCATTAGGAGTATTACTGGGATCTATCATGCTCTACGGTCTGCTTTTCCTTGCTCAGCCATTTATCTTGACGCACTTTGGAATGTATATCGAGATCACACCACTAAATATTTATGAGCTAACTCTACTGGCGGTCGTTCAAACTGCAGGTATCCTAGTCGGTATCATTCCAGCAATTCGCGCTTATCAACACTCACTGTCTGATGGCATGACAATCAAGATTTAA
- a CDS encoding DUF3299 domain-containing protein, translating into MRKWLIALCCTFSLLVHASEPLTLDWLDLVPESERSMINEQGIAAFIDHNGGKAKQNQMGKVREELNGSQVKIPGFVIPLEGDDKAVTEFLLVPYFGACIHVPPPPPNQIIYVKFPSGAPIQQLWDVVYIIGELKTQHVSHDLAEVGYLIEGTRLEEYDDM; encoded by the coding sequence ATGAGAAAATGGCTTATCGCCTTATGCTGTACATTTTCATTACTAGTACATGCTTCCGAGCCACTGACACTCGATTGGCTAGACCTAGTGCCAGAGAGTGAACGCTCAATGATCAATGAACAAGGCATCGCTGCGTTTATAGATCATAACGGTGGTAAAGCAAAACAGAACCAGATGGGAAAAGTACGAGAAGAGTTAAATGGTAGCCAAGTGAAGATCCCTGGCTTTGTTATTCCGTTGGAAGGGGACGATAAAGCAGTTACAGAGTTTTTACTTGTTCCCTATTTCGGCGCTTGCATTCACGTACCGCCACCACCGCCAAACCAGATTATTTATGTGAAGTTTCCATCTGGTGCTCCTATTCAACAGCTTTGGGATGTTGTTTATATCATCGGTGAGTTAAAAACCCAGCATGTCAGTCATGATTTAGCTGAAGTCGGCTACCTCATTGAAGGCACTCGACTCGAAGAATACGACGACATGTAG
- a CDS encoding TIGR03899 family protein yields MSTPSDKSSQALTMKSTQPPKDSASSPLRSSKQYTEAIGKLFAINHLITESEERSLELRTQQREQKEREAQQVNLEKILKIAYDVSTDDSANMPDPDWLAHFMFIAKNIYSANMQALWGRVLKKEVIAPGSFSIKALNTLKNMTKKDAHAFQHACSLSCSFGTDQGRKLLTGAINQKMSLFVIPRREQSKLTLGQYQLPYHELLSLIELGIIHASELESGTISQHQAMPLNYQNHHFKVLANSKISALTYYRFTPTGNELAHLLPVSKYESYQTDLIHLLSQYFIIESS; encoded by the coding sequence ATGAGCACACCTTCAGATAAATCTTCCCAAGCGCTAACAATGAAAAGCACTCAGCCCCCTAAAGATAGTGCATCTTCACCCCTACGAAGCTCAAAACAATATACAGAAGCGATAGGTAAACTATTCGCCATCAATCATTTAATAACGGAAAGTGAAGAACGCTCCCTTGAGTTACGAACTCAACAACGAGAACAAAAAGAGCGTGAAGCTCAGCAGGTTAATCTTGAGAAAATACTCAAAATTGCTTACGACGTTAGCACTGACGATAGTGCAAATATGCCAGATCCTGATTGGCTGGCACACTTCATGTTTATCGCCAAAAATATTTATAGTGCCAATATGCAAGCATTATGGGGAAGAGTATTAAAAAAAGAAGTCATAGCACCGGGTAGCTTTTCTATCAAAGCACTTAATACACTAAAGAATATGACAAAGAAAGATGCACATGCCTTTCAGCACGCGTGTTCACTCAGCTGTAGCTTTGGCACTGATCAAGGCAGAAAACTACTCACAGGTGCAATTAATCAGAAAATGAGCCTTTTCGTCATACCTAGACGTGAGCAATCAAAATTAACACTAGGACAATACCAATTACCCTACCATGAACTTTTATCACTCATCGAGCTAGGAATCATTCACGCTTCAGAACTTGAGTCTGGGACTATATCTCAACACCAAGCAATGCCACTCAATTATCAAAACCACCACTTTAAGGTATTAGCCAACAGTAAAATTAGTGCATTGACTTATTACCGCTTTACTCCAACAGGTAATGAACTTGCTCATTTACTACCAGTTAGTAAATATGAAAGCTATCAAACCGACTTAATCCACCTACTGAGCCAATACTTCATTATTGAATCTAGCTAA
- a CDS encoding glycosyltransferase family 9 protein, translating into MMKLEVLLFQVINNKKIMVDSLIKPEYVEKILIVRTNKRIGNMFFLLPFLHETRKCYPNAEIDLVLNLPWQGKIFENISINKIFYSHFSFKDIFKWGECIKELKKNDYDLVLMPYQSVGDAVTSALMNGRNKTAFVSDINGIAFPHAVVEDDCERHFAFKPLKILEGIGNHLEKPYGYEIILSEGEVESATTALRDLSKDSSSRVLAYFRGARGTKVLSENVWKGIVAKFKDYDPENTICVEILSPDIQTPLEGDTQVYQNADMRALAAFLAQCDMFICSDTGPLHLADAAGANCIGLFTETDPTVYGCIGANTVNVTDIENIDVNVIFSQLGLK; encoded by the coding sequence ATGATGAAACTTGAAGTGCTCCTGTTTCAAGTTATCAACAACAAAAAGATTATGGTTGATTCGTTGATCAAGCCTGAATACGTTGAGAAGATATTGATTGTTAGGACAAATAAGCGTATCGGTAATATGTTCTTCTTATTACCGTTTCTGCATGAAACCAGAAAGTGTTACCCGAATGCTGAGATTGATCTTGTTTTGAATTTGCCTTGGCAAGGGAAGATCTTCGAAAATATCTCGATTAATAAAATATTTTATTCTCACTTTTCTTTTAAAGATATTTTCAAGTGGGGAGAATGTATTAAAGAGCTGAAGAAAAATGATTATGATTTAGTGCTGATGCCTTATCAGTCTGTTGGTGATGCCGTTACTTCAGCACTGATGAATGGACGTAATAAAACCGCTTTTGTCTCTGATATTAATGGTATTGCATTCCCACATGCTGTTGTTGAAGACGATTGTGAAAGGCACTTTGCTTTTAAGCCTCTTAAAATATTAGAGGGGATAGGTAATCATTTAGAAAAACCTTATGGTTATGAAATTATTTTGTCTGAGGGTGAAGTCGAATCGGCAACAACAGCTTTACGTGATTTGTCCAAAGATAGTAGTTCTCGAGTACTCGCATACTTTCGTGGTGCGAGAGGTACGAAAGTTTTGAGCGAGAATGTATGGAAAGGGATAGTCGCTAAGTTTAAAGACTATGATCCTGAAAATACTATTTGTGTTGAGATTTTGAGCCCTGACATTCAAACGCCTTTAGAAGGCGATACGCAAGTCTATCAAAATGCGGACATGCGCGCTCTAGCTGCATTTTTAGCGCAATGTGACATGTTTATTTGCTCTGATACTGGTCCTTTGCATTTGGCTGATGCGGCAGGTGCAAACTGTATTGGCTTATTTACAGAAACCGATCCAACAGTATACGGTTGTATTGGTGCTAATACGGTCAATGTAACCGATATAGAGAATATTGATGTCAACGTAATATTCTCTCAGTTGGGTTTAAAATAA
- the cysQ gene encoding 3'(2'),5'-bisphosphate nucleotidase CysQ, which translates to MKALLESIVEIALSAGDAIMIRYHSNIEVKEKADSSPVTEADLAANAIIIDRLTSLTPNIPILSEESVHIEWKDRQSWETFWLVDPLDGTKEYIRKNGEFTVNIALIDKGVPVLSVVHAPALDKTWLADGKTAWLQTKVSRDAIKVKTASVPTVVGSRSHPSPDLATFLEQLGEHKLAEVGSSLKFCLVAEGRAQYYPRLGPTMMWDTAAGHCVAVSAGAHVSMLDGTALSYHRENLLNPSFLVKAA; encoded by the coding sequence GTGAAAGCATTGCTAGAATCGATCGTTGAAATTGCGTTATCGGCAGGAGATGCCATCATGATACGCTATCACAGCAATATAGAAGTAAAAGAAAAAGCGGATTCAAGCCCTGTAACAGAAGCCGATCTTGCTGCGAATGCCATCATTATTGATCGATTAACCAGCTTGACGCCTAATATTCCCATTCTATCGGAAGAGTCTGTTCACATTGAATGGAAAGATCGCCAATCGTGGGAGACATTTTGGCTGGTGGATCCACTGGATGGCACTAAAGAATACATTCGAAAGAACGGTGAGTTCACGGTTAACATTGCACTAATAGATAAAGGTGTACCAGTACTATCTGTTGTACATGCTCCTGCGTTAGATAAAACGTGGTTAGCTGACGGTAAAACTGCATGGCTTCAAACAAAAGTTAGCCGCGATGCCATTAAGGTAAAAACAGCATCTGTTCCGACGGTTGTAGGAAGCCGCTCTCACCCCAGCCCTGATTTAGCTACTTTCTTAGAGCAGCTGGGAGAGCATAAGTTAGCCGAAGTGGGTTCATCACTAAAGTTTTGCCTTGTTGCGGAAGGGCGGGCGCAGTATTACCCTCGTTTAGGTCCAACGATGATGTGGGATACAGCGGCAGGTCACTGCGTAGCTGTCAGTGCTGGAGCTCATGTCAGTATGTTGGATGGTACGGCACTAAGTTACCACAGAGAAAATCTATTAAATCCCTCCTTCCTTGTAAAGGCAGCCTAA